From Lacipirellulaceae bacterium, the proteins below share one genomic window:
- a CDS encoding pyridoxamine 5'-phosphate oxidase family protein, which translates to MNDSPAENFHSLLKKFDQGMLVTRSADGQIRSRPMQIAGCDADSDLWFVTTKETGKVTDIDNDSHVCVALRDGRTFLSLSGKARVVTDQTKLDELWSEAWRVWFPDGKEDPNLVLIHIDATEGEYWDQSGLKGLKYLFKAGKAYLAGQRPELDEESHSKVQL; encoded by the coding sequence ATGAACGATTCTCCCGCCGAAAATTTCCATTCACTTCTCAAGAAGTTCGATCAAGGCATGCTTGTCACGCGATCTGCGGATGGCCAGATCCGCAGTCGCCCGATGCAGATTGCCGGTTGCGACGCAGACTCGGATCTTTGGTTCGTAACAACGAAGGAGACGGGTAAAGTTACCGACATCGACAATGACAGTCACGTTTGTGTTGCTCTCCGTGATGGTCGGACCTTCCTTTCGCTCAGCGGAAAAGCACGTGTTGTTACTGATCAGACCAAGCTCGACGAGTTGTGGAGCGAAGCCTGGCGTGTCTGGTTTCCCGATGGTAAGGAGGATCCCAACTTAGTACTTATTCATATTGATGCGACCGAGGGCGAGTATTGGGACCAGTCGGGACTTAAAGGATTAAAATATCTTTTCAAAGCTGGCAAAGCCTATCTGGCTGGCCAACGCCCAGAGCTAGACGAAGAGTCACACAGCAAGGTGCAGCTCTAG